One Myxococcales bacterium genomic region harbors:
- the hypE gene encoding hydrogenase expression/formation protein HypE yields the protein MTDDTPPKVRLSHGAGGKAMRDLVSSVFLRGVDDPEALATDDGAVIPFGAEHLVVTTDAHVVSPAFFPGGDIGRLAVSGTVNDLAMMGAWDAIALTSAVIVEEGYPLASLERIHASMAEACREAETRIVAGDTKVMRRGELDGVVITTSGLGRAPRVIRDSGLKEGDLVIVTGTIGDHGLAILGARHGLGLEGELVSDVAPLNGMVRALVAALGDDLHAMKDPTRGGVTSTLVEMATKAGVSIELDEARIPVSEASRAAAELLGIDVLAMANEGKALVIVAPHAEGRALEALHTHPYGRRAAVIGRVVRGTPGEVLLDTGFGHRRLVERDAEPVPRIC from the coding sequence ATGACGGACGACACCCCGCCCAAGGTGAGGCTCTCGCACGGCGCCGGCGGAAAGGCCATGAGGGACCTCGTGAGCTCGGTCTTCCTGCGCGGCGTGGACGACCCCGAGGCGCTCGCGACCGACGACGGCGCGGTCATCCCGTTCGGCGCCGAGCACCTCGTCGTCACGACCGACGCACACGTCGTCTCGCCCGCCTTCTTCCCCGGGGGTGACATCGGCCGCCTCGCCGTGTCGGGCACCGTGAACGACCTCGCCATGATGGGCGCGTGGGACGCCATCGCCCTCACGAGCGCCGTCATCGTCGAAGAGGGGTATCCCCTGGCGTCCCTCGAGCGGATACACGCCTCCATGGCGGAGGCCTGCCGGGAGGCCGAGACGCGCATCGTCGCGGGCGATACCAAGGTCATGCGGAGAGGGGAGCTCGACGGGGTCGTCATCACGACGAGCGGGCTCGGTCGCGCCCCGCGTGTGATCCGGGACTCCGGGCTGAAGGAGGGAGACCTCGTGATCGTCACCGGGACGATAGGCGATCACGGTCTGGCCATCTTGGGTGCGCGGCACGGGCTCGGCCTCGAGGGAGAGCTCGTGTCGGACGTGGCGCCGCTGAACGGCATGGTGCGCGCGCTCGTCGCTGCTCTGGGCGACGATTTGCACGCCATGAAGGACCCTACACGCGGCGGAGTGACCTCGACGCTCGTCGAGATGGCCACCAAAGCAGGAGTGTCGATCGAGCTCGACGAGGCACGCATCCCCGTGAGCGAGGCCTCGCGGGCGGCCGCCGAGCTGCTCGGGATCGACGTGCTCGCCATGGCGAACGAAGGCAAAGCGCTCGTGATCGTCGCGCCTCACGCCGAGGGGCGCGCGCTCGAGGCCCTCCATACGCACCCGTACGGAAGGCGCGCGGCGGTCATCGGCCGCGTGGTGCGGGGCACGCCGGGCGAGGTGTTGCTCGACACGGGGTTCGGTCACCGTCGGCTCGTCGAGCGGGACGCCGAGCCCGTCCCGAGGATCTGCTGA
- the hypD gene encoding hydrogenase formation protein HypD, which produces MTAPSALAFRDPKRGFALRARLDAAVKSAGRRVTVMHVCGSHEQAIARFGLRATFPEALDVRMGPGCPVCVTDTADVDSAIAIAKSGVRVLTYGDMLRVPGSRQSLDDARGEGARVEIVYAATQAVEIARETHEPVVFFATGFETTAVATAAILLANPPPNLFVLSAHKWVPAAMSVVAGSEGSTIEGYLAAGHAATITGYGIFEPFVEKYRVPVVVAGFEPLDILAGLVLLVEHVAHGDAAVVNAFPRCVSREGNTRALTALWEVFEPAGGEWRGIANVPGGELSLRERFRAHDARAVFAGTIDQGERGLAAAEACLCGPIMTGRATPGDCPRYGRDCTPESPVGACMVSTEGICRIWHESGLAKGPR; this is translated from the coding sequence GTGACGGCGCCGAGCGCCCTCGCCTTCCGTGATCCGAAGCGCGGGTTCGCCCTGCGCGCCAGGCTCGACGCGGCCGTGAAATCCGCCGGCCGTCGCGTGACGGTCATGCACGTGTGCGGGAGCCACGAGCAAGCGATCGCACGATTCGGCCTGCGCGCGACGTTCCCCGAGGCGCTCGACGTCCGCATGGGCCCCGGCTGCCCGGTCTGCGTGACCGACACGGCCGACGTCGACTCCGCCATTGCCATCGCGAAGAGCGGTGTCCGCGTGCTCACGTACGGCGACATGCTGCGTGTGCCCGGCTCGCGGCAGTCGCTCGACGACGCACGCGGCGAAGGGGCACGGGTCGAGATCGTCTACGCGGCGACGCAGGCGGTCGAGATCGCGCGCGAGACCCACGAGCCCGTCGTCTTCTTCGCCACCGGGTTCGAGACCACGGCAGTCGCCACGGCCGCGATCTTGCTCGCGAATCCACCGCCGAACCTCTTCGTTTTGTCGGCCCACAAGTGGGTCCCTGCGGCCATGTCCGTGGTCGCCGGCTCCGAGGGCTCCACCATCGAGGGATACCTCGCAGCCGGGCACGCGGCGACGATCACGGGATATGGCATTTTCGAGCCGTTCGTCGAGAAATACCGGGTCCCCGTCGTGGTCGCGGGCTTCGAGCCACTCGACATTTTGGCGGGTCTCGTGCTCCTCGTCGAGCACGTCGCCCACGGCGACGCGGCCGTCGTGAACGCGTTCCCGCGGTGCGTGAGCCGCGAAGGGAACACCCGGGCCCTCACGGCGCTGTGGGAGGTCTTCGAGCCCGCGGGGGGCGAGTGGCGAGGCATCGCGAACGTCCCCGGCGGCGAGCTCTCGCTCCGTGAGAGGTTCCGAGCGCATGACGCGAGGGCCGTCTTCGCAGGCACCATCGACCAAGGGGAGCGAGGGCTCGCCGCGGCCGAAGCCTGCCTTTGTGGGCCCATCATGACGGGAAGAGCCACTCCGGGCGACTGCCCACGTTACGGCCGCGATTGCACCCCCGAGTCCCCCGTCGGGGCCTGCATGGTGAGCACCGAGGGCATCTGCCGCATATGGCACGAGAGCGGGCTCGCGAAGGGGCCCCGATGA
- a CDS encoding HypC/HybG/HupF family hydrogenase formation chaperone, which translates to MCLGAPGKVVEIEGTTALVDFFGVRRRVALDIVDEEVAVGDYVLVHVGFAIRRIHPDDLDETLAFFAEMAEGSDPSLPGAP; encoded by the coding sequence ATGTGCCTCGGAGCCCCCGGAAAAGTCGTCGAGATCGAAGGGACGACCGCGCTCGTCGATTTCTTCGGTGTCCGTCGGCGCGTCGCCCTGGACATCGTCGACGAGGAGGTCGCCGTGGGCGACTACGTGCTCGTGCACGTCGGCTTCGCGATCCGCCGCATCCACCCCGACGATCTCGACGAGACCCTGGCCTTCTTCGCGGAGATGGCCGAAGGCTCCGACCCTTCTCTCCCCGGTGCCCCGTGA
- the hypF gene encoding carbamoyltransferase HypF, producing MTRAPVLVIGIGNPSRGDDALGPAVVARLEELLRAELAGGQVETLVDFQLQIEHTLDISGRDKVFIVDASVSAAGPFAIGRVAANDAPSPFSHAMSPAELLGVYERTFGPAPPVWAVAVRGRTFELGAPIGDEALAHVEPAARAIVAEVRATGDRGARLTVRGTVQGVGFRPWVVAQATRLGLSGTVHNTLDGVVLEAWGSEAGITELGRLVTEAPPAGASVESLVVEATTSISPSPGFRIAPSTCEAPTGGVEGATRVAIPPDVATCDACLAEVDDPRDRRYCYPFTSCAACGPRLAVARGLPFDRARTTMCDFPLCVACRAEYESPEDRRFHAQTIACPACGPRLSLVHGDGAAVSGSPLETATRMLREGHTLAVMGIGAFHLVADATDSRAVASVRAAKAREEKPFAVLVESLAWASRLGEVDAVAAGALESPARPVVLVPRRPSAIVPEVFGPSEKIGLMLPSTPLHHLLVRGVGRPLVMTSGNPTGGPAIVDVDEALRRLGPKVDALLVHDRPIARRVEDSVVASTPRGLRVVRRSRGYAPHAIRLRVAAPEPIVAYGAHDRACACVVVGDRAYCTPHLGDTSYVEGERAFEHDLAGFEDLLGVRPAVVAHDLHPDYTTTRLALRRGARLHVGVQHHVAHVRAVMAEHGLDEPVVGVAFDGTGFGPDGTLWGGEILTLDGLRERRVATFRPLGLPGGERAIRDVAKVAYAALVDAFGDAEAKALSRRFPAFYRLSDDTLARLSILLGLDATPRARGLGRLFDAVGALVTGLSVASFDGHVAARLEDVAAPGAHLPYPITLPSTLTENELSATADEIDPRPTVRAVVADLLDGASPSTVSARFHATIAYAASTIAELARATFGIRRVVLSGGAFMNRLLEDGIRHRLGEGLVSSAVSVPTNDGGIALGQAHAAVLALVTNPAYGES from the coding sequence GTGACTCGGGCTCCGGTGCTCGTCATCGGCATCGGGAACCCCTCGCGGGGAGACGATGCCCTCGGCCCGGCGGTGGTCGCGCGGCTCGAGGAGCTGCTCCGGGCGGAGCTCGCGGGAGGGCAGGTCGAGACGCTCGTCGATTTCCAGCTCCAGATCGAGCACACCCTCGACATCTCCGGGCGCGACAAGGTCTTCATCGTCGACGCGAGCGTGAGCGCCGCGGGCCCGTTCGCGATCGGGCGAGTCGCGGCGAACGACGCCCCCTCGCCTTTCTCGCACGCGATGTCCCCGGCCGAGCTCCTCGGAGTCTACGAGCGCACCTTCGGTCCGGCCCCTCCGGTCTGGGCCGTCGCCGTGCGCGGGCGCACCTTCGAGCTCGGCGCCCCGATCGGGGACGAAGCCCTGGCGCACGTCGAGCCGGCCGCGCGCGCGATCGTCGCCGAGGTTCGAGCGACGGGAGATCGCGGCGCTCGCCTCACCGTTCGGGGGACGGTCCAGGGCGTCGGCTTCCGCCCTTGGGTCGTCGCTCAGGCGACCCGTCTCGGTCTCTCCGGAACTGTGCATAATACACTTGACGGGGTCGTCCTCGAAGCGTGGGGCAGTGAGGCAGGGATCACCGAGCTCGGGAGGCTCGTCACCGAAGCGCCGCCCGCGGGCGCCAGCGTGGAGTCCTTGGTGGTGGAGGCCACCACGTCGATCTCGCCGAGCCCGGGATTCCGTATCGCCCCGAGCACGTGCGAAGCGCCGACGGGCGGCGTCGAGGGTGCGACGCGCGTGGCCATTCCACCCGACGTGGCCACCTGCGACGCGTGCCTCGCCGAGGTGGACGATCCGAGAGACCGGCGGTACTGCTACCCGTTCACCTCCTGCGCCGCGTGCGGACCTCGGCTCGCGGTCGCGCGGGGGCTCCCCTTCGACCGCGCGCGCACGACGATGTGCGATTTCCCACTTTGCGTCGCTTGTCGCGCCGAGTACGAGTCGCCCGAGGATAGGCGCTTTCACGCGCAGACCATCGCGTGCCCCGCGTGCGGGCCTCGCCTCTCCCTCGTCCATGGAGACGGCGCTGCCGTCAGCGGCTCCCCCCTCGAAACGGCGACTCGCATGCTCCGCGAGGGGCACACGCTCGCCGTGATGGGGATTGGGGCCTTCCACCTCGTGGCCGACGCGACCGACTCGCGCGCCGTGGCCTCCGTGCGCGCGGCGAAGGCCCGCGAAGAGAAGCCCTTTGCCGTGCTCGTCGAGTCCCTCGCGTGGGCCTCACGGCTCGGTGAGGTCGACGCGGTCGCGGCCGGCGCCCTGGAGTCTCCCGCTCGGCCCGTCGTGCTCGTACCGCGACGGCCCTCCGCCATCGTCCCCGAGGTGTTCGGCCCCTCCGAGAAGATCGGCCTCATGCTCCCGAGCACGCCGCTCCACCACCTGCTCGTCCGCGGGGTCGGGAGGCCGCTCGTCATGACCTCGGGAAATCCCACCGGGGGCCCGGCGATCGTCGACGTCGACGAGGCCCTTCGGAGGCTGGGTCCCAAGGTCGACGCGCTGCTCGTTCATGACCGGCCCATCGCGCGCCGGGTCGAAGACTCGGTCGTGGCGAGCACTCCCCGTGGCCTCCGCGTCGTCCGCCGCTCGAGGGGATATGCCCCTCACGCCATCCGGCTTCGTGTCGCCGCGCCGGAGCCCATCGTGGCCTATGGCGCCCACGACCGGGCGTGCGCCTGCGTGGTCGTCGGCGATCGAGCCTATTGCACCCCGCACCTCGGCGACACGAGCTACGTCGAAGGGGAGCGCGCGTTCGAGCACGATTTGGCGGGGTTCGAGGACCTCCTCGGGGTCCGCCCCGCGGTCGTCGCACACGACCTCCACCCGGACTACACCACCACACGATTGGCACTTCGACGAGGCGCGCGCCTTCACGTCGGGGTTCAACACCACGTCGCGCACGTGCGCGCGGTCATGGCCGAGCACGGGCTCGACGAGCCGGTCGTCGGCGTCGCGTTCGACGGCACGGGCTTCGGGCCGGACGGGACGCTGTGGGGGGGCGAGATCCTCACCCTCGACGGCCTGCGCGAGCGTCGGGTCGCGACGTTCCGGCCACTCGGCCTCCCCGGTGGGGAGCGCGCGATTCGGGACGTCGCGAAGGTCGCCTACGCGGCCCTCGTCGATGCCTTCGGCGACGCCGAGGCGAAGGCACTTTCGAGGCGATTCCCCGCGTTTTATCGGCTCTCCGACGACACCTTGGCGCGGCTCTCGATCCTCCTCGGGCTCGACGCCACGCCCCGGGCTCGCGGGCTCGGGCGGCTCTTCGACGCCGTGGGTGCGCTCGTGACGGGGCTCTCCGTCGCGTCGTTCGACGGGCACGTGGCCGCGCGCCTCGAGGACGTCGCCGCCCCGGGAGCCCATCTCCCCTATCCCATCACGCTCCCGTCGACGCTCACCGAGAACGAGCTCTCCGCGACTGCCGACGAGATCGATCCCCGCCCCACGGTGCGCGCCGTCGTGGCCGACCTCCTCGACGGAGCCTCCCCGAGCACCGTCTCAGCGCGCTTCCACGCGACGATCGCCTACGCGGCGTCCACGATCGCCGAGCTCGCGCGCGCGACCTTCGGGATCCGACGCGTGGTGCTCTCCGGCGGAGCGTTCATGAATCGACTCTTGGAGGACGGGATTCGCCATCGTCTCGGCGAAGGCCTCGTCTCGTCCGCCGTCTCGGTGCCCACGAACGACGGAGGGATCGCCCTCGGCCAGGCCCACGCCGCGGTCCTCGCGCTCGTTACGAATCCCGCGTATGGGGAGAGCTGA
- a CDS encoding Ni/Fe hydrogenase subunit alpha, whose translation MPSPLETANDPEPLRRVVIEPLTRVEGHGKVTLLLDADHKVHQVRLHIVEFRGFERFIEGRPYWEVPVMVQRLCGICPVSHHLAASKALDAVVGARPVPRTAELLRRLMHYGQILQSHALHFYHLASPDLLFGFDADPRKRNVVSVLGAYPDAAKQGILLRKYGQEIIAKTAGKRIHGTGSIPGGMNRGLTSHDRDELARPLPDVLAWARAGVAMVSSLFEGNRDLYAPFGTVPSALLSLVGRRGELDLYDGVLRARNADGTVRFDGVPQESYGEKLRETVRSWSYMKFPYFADLGPDDGWYKVGPLARIQNCDVIPTKLAEEARQAFLAKLGPSVVHAPLAFHWARLIELLHAAEVIEGLLADPELLGDELTASGPRQGTGIGILEAPRGTLIHHYEIGDDDLVKKCNLVVSTTHNNQAMNEAIREVARVHLDGHEPTNALLNHIEVAIRAFDPCLSCATHALGQMPLLVEVVDASGVVVGRARRDASGA comes from the coding sequence ATGCCCTCTCCCCTCGAAACCGCGAACGATCCCGAGCCCCTTCGCCGGGTGGTCATCGAGCCTCTGACACGCGTCGAGGGGCACGGGAAGGTCACGCTCCTCCTCGACGCCGATCACAAGGTGCACCAGGTGCGCCTCCACATCGTCGAGTTTCGAGGCTTCGAGCGCTTCATCGAGGGGAGGCCCTATTGGGAAGTCCCCGTGATGGTGCAGAGGCTCTGCGGGATATGCCCCGTGAGCCACCATCTGGCCGCGTCGAAGGCGCTCGACGCCGTCGTGGGGGCGCGCCCCGTGCCGCGTACGGCCGAGCTCCTGCGCCGGCTCATGCACTACGGGCAGATTCTTCAGTCGCACGCCCTGCACTTCTACCACCTGGCCTCCCCCGATTTGCTCTTCGGGTTCGACGCCGACCCTCGGAAGCGCAACGTCGTGAGTGTGCTCGGGGCCTACCCGGACGCGGCCAAACAAGGCATTTTGCTCCGCAAGTACGGGCAAGAGATCATCGCGAAGACCGCGGGAAAGCGCATCCACGGCACGGGGTCCATCCCCGGGGGAATGAACCGCGGCCTCACCTCCCACGACCGCGACGAGCTCGCGCGCCCCCTCCCTGACGTGCTCGCGTGGGCGCGGGCAGGCGTGGCGATGGTCTCGTCCCTCTTCGAAGGGAACCGCGACCTCTATGCCCCTTTCGGGACCGTACCCTCCGCGCTGCTCTCTCTCGTGGGCCGCCGTGGAGAGCTCGACCTCTACGACGGAGTCTTGCGCGCACGAAATGCCGACGGCACGGTTCGCTTCGACGGAGTCCCCCAGGAGAGCTACGGCGAGAAGCTCCGCGAGACGGTCCGCTCGTGGAGCTACATGAAGTTCCCTTACTTCGCGGACCTCGGCCCGGACGACGGGTGGTACAAGGTAGGACCTCTCGCACGCATCCAGAACTGCGACGTCATTCCCACGAAGCTCGCGGAAGAAGCGCGGCAGGCCTTCTTGGCGAAGCTCGGCCCCTCCGTGGTGCACGCGCCGCTCGCGTTCCACTGGGCGCGGCTCATCGAGCTGCTCCACGCGGCCGAGGTCATCGAGGGCCTGCTCGCCGACCCCGAGCTCCTCGGCGACGAGCTCACCGCGAGCGGCCCGCGGCAAGGCACGGGCATCGGCATCCTCGAGGCGCCTCGCGGGACGTTGATTCATCACTACGAGATCGGCGACGACGACCTCGTGAAGAAATGCAACCTCGTCGTGTCGACCACGCACAACAACCAAGCCATGAACGAGGCCATCCGCGAGGTGGCCCGCGTGCACCTCGACGGGCACGAGCCCACGAACGCCCTCTTGAACCACATCGAAGTGGCCATTCGGGCGTTCGATCCGTGCCTGTCCTGCGCGACCCACGCGCTCGGCCAAATGCCACTCTTGGTCGAGGTGGTCGACGCGAGCGGCGTGGTCGTCGGGCGGGCGCGGCGAGACGCGAGCGGGGCCTGA
- a CDS encoding NADP oxidoreductase gives MPSPKLRVATTSLAGCFGCHMSLLDIDERLATLLELVEFDASPLTDLKHPVACDVGLVEGGLCNAENVRTLRLFRRECKVLVAVGACAITGGLPAQRNALDVRDCLESVYLTGVGLEGGTIPRDPELPLLLEKVHPIHDVVKVDYSLPGCPPSAEAFWAFFEDIAAGRAPRLAHGLIRYD, from the coding sequence ATGCCCTCCCCCAAGCTGCGCGTCGCCACGACCTCGCTCGCAGGGTGTTTCGGCTGCCATATGTCGCTGCTCGACATCGACGAACGCCTCGCGACCTTGCTCGAGCTCGTCGAATTCGACGCCTCGCCGCTCACGGACCTCAAACACCCCGTCGCGTGCGACGTCGGCCTCGTCGAAGGGGGCCTCTGCAACGCCGAGAACGTGCGCACGCTTCGGCTCTTCCGAAGAGAGTGCAAGGTGCTCGTCGCCGTGGGTGCGTGCGCCATCACGGGTGGCCTCCCCGCCCAGCGAAACGCGCTCGACGTACGCGACTGCCTCGAGTCGGTCTACCTGACGGGCGTAGGCCTCGAGGGCGGGACCATCCCGAGGGACCCCGAGCTGCCGCTCCTCCTCGAGAAGGTCCACCCCATCCACGACGTCGTGAAAGTGGACTATTCGCTCCCGGGTTGCCCCCCCTCCGCCGAAGCGTTCTGGGCATTCTTCGAAGACATCGCCGCTGGCAGGGCCCCGCGCCTCGCCCACGGCCTCATTCGCTACGACTGA
- a CDS encoding (2Fe-2S)-binding protein, with protein MTTDRRTFTLDGHDVPYEEGQSVLDAALAAGHFIPFLCHKPGYEAHGSCRVCTVRVAGKWQTSCTVPAAEGLEVESTAEDLVAMRRELVQFLFTEGNHFCPSCEASGSCTLQAVGYELGVTTPHYPPFSPTRPLDASHPETILDLNRCILCELCVRASANVDKKGVFALSGRGPTKHLVVSAESGKLGDTSFSAKDAAAHVCPVGVFLPRGRGFRTPLGERTFDAEPLRVVATRPAGDE; from the coding sequence ATGACGACCGACCGCCGGACCTTCACGCTCGACGGCCACGACGTCCCCTACGAGGAGGGGCAATCGGTGCTCGACGCGGCGCTTGCCGCGGGGCATTTCATCCCGTTTTTGTGCCACAAACCGGGCTACGAGGCCCACGGGAGCTGCCGCGTGTGCACGGTCCGCGTCGCCGGCAAGTGGCAGACGAGCTGCACCGTGCCGGCCGCGGAGGGGCTCGAGGTCGAGTCGACCGCGGAGGACCTCGTGGCCATGCGGCGCGAGCTCGTCCAGTTCCTCTTTACGGAGGGGAATCACTTCTGCCCCTCGTGCGAGGCGAGCGGGAGCTGCACCCTCCAGGCCGTGGGCTACGAGCTCGGCGTCACGACACCGCACTATCCCCCCTTTTCACCCACGCGCCCCCTCGACGCCTCGCACCCCGAGACGATCCTCGATCTCAACCGCTGCATCTTGTGCGAGCTCTGCGTGCGAGCGAGCGCGAACGTCGACAAAAAGGGCGTATTTGCGCTCTCGGGGCGGGGGCCGACGAAGCACCTCGTCGTGAGCGCCGAGTCGGGCAAGCTCGGGGACACGTCGTTCTCCGCCAAGGACGCCGCCGCCCACGTCTGCCCGGTCGGGGTGTTCCTCCCTCGTGGGAGAGGCTTCCGTACTCCCCTCGGTGAGCGCACGTTCGACGCGGAGCCGCTCCGGGTCGTCGCCACTCGGCCCGCCGGAGACGAGTAA
- a CDS encoding NAD(P)H-dependent oxidoreductase subunit E, translating into MTEDLATIVQRHGHDPKWLVEILHDVTEAQGYVSKGAITELASMLGVPRGQVEGVVGFYTFFSDEPRGAYRVLFSDGTTDRMAGSLALLERMRASFGLRDDEISRDGRISVGTTSCTGLCDQGPAMLVNGHAIGSLDGARLGDVMALVRAGAALATWPRELFAVRSNVHRRDLLLSAKLTPGEAVAAAARRGRDDTLAEISRSGLRGRGGAGFPTGAKWAACAKAPREPRYVVCNADEGEPGTFKDRGLLAHHLDLVLEGMTVAAYAVGASHGFLYVRAEYRFLFAPIEEALAARRAAGMLGANACGIHGFSFDIELRRGAGAYVCGEESALLESLEGKRGIPRNRPPFPVTHGYDQCPTIVNNVETFMAAALVARDGASVLRDLGTRTSAGTKILSVAGDVERPGVYEYPFGVTVRKVLEDAGASRVQAVQVSGPAGTLLSARELDRTISFEDVPSAGAFTVFDDRRDILAILENHARFFAHESCGFCTPCRVGTTLVARTMGRITSGHAARRDLVDVERVARVMAKTSHCGLGAMAGNPVLQGIEKFRPAFDARLRPVEALPTFDLDASLEKARDVTGRDDDDAHLAEESTP; encoded by the coding sequence ATGACCGAAGACCTCGCGACGATCGTCCAACGACACGGGCACGACCCGAAGTGGCTCGTCGAGATCCTCCACGACGTCACCGAGGCCCAAGGCTACGTCTCGAAGGGCGCCATCACGGAGCTCGCCTCGATGCTGGGTGTCCCCCGCGGGCAGGTCGAAGGAGTGGTGGGATTCTACACGTTTTTCTCCGACGAGCCGCGCGGCGCGTACCGCGTGCTCTTCAGCGACGGGACGACCGATCGTATGGCGGGGAGCCTGGCGCTCCTCGAGCGTATGCGCGCGTCGTTCGGCCTCCGAGACGACGAGATCTCGCGCGACGGGCGGATCTCGGTGGGCACGACGAGCTGCACGGGGCTGTGCGATCAAGGTCCTGCGATGCTCGTCAACGGGCACGCCATCGGCAGCCTCGACGGCGCACGCCTCGGGGACGTGATGGCCCTCGTTCGGGCGGGGGCCGCGCTCGCGACCTGGCCGCGCGAGCTCTTCGCCGTGCGCTCCAACGTCCATCGAAGGGACCTCCTGCTCTCGGCGAAGCTCACCCCGGGAGAGGCCGTCGCGGCGGCCGCGCGACGAGGCCGAGACGACACGCTCGCCGAGATCTCTCGAAGCGGCCTCCGTGGGCGAGGAGGCGCCGGGTTCCCCACCGGCGCGAAGTGGGCGGCCTGCGCGAAGGCGCCACGCGAGCCGCGCTACGTCGTGTGCAACGCCGACGAGGGCGAGCCCGGCACCTTCAAGGACCGAGGGCTCCTCGCCCACCACCTCGACCTCGTGCTCGAGGGCATGACCGTCGCGGCCTACGCGGTCGGCGCCAGCCATGGGTTTCTCTACGTGCGGGCCGAGTACCGCTTCCTCTTCGCGCCCATCGAGGAGGCGCTCGCCGCGCGGAGGGCCGCGGGCATGCTCGGCGCGAATGCATGCGGTATACACGGATTTTCGTTCGACATCGAGCTCCGCCGCGGCGCGGGCGCGTACGTATGTGGGGAAGAGTCCGCGCTGCTCGAGTCGCTCGAGGGCAAGCGCGGAATCCCGAGGAACCGCCCGCCCTTCCCGGTGACTCACGGCTACGACCAGTGCCCCACGATCGTGAACAACGTCGAGACCTTCATGGCGGCCGCGCTCGTCGCGCGGGACGGAGCGTCGGTGCTCCGCGACCTCGGTACACGCACCTCCGCGGGCACGAAGATCCTCTCGGTCGCGGGCGACGTCGAACGGCCCGGCGTGTACGAGTATCCGTTCGGAGTGACGGTGCGGAAGGTCCTCGAGGACGCGGGGGCCTCCCGTGTTCAGGCCGTGCAGGTGAGCGGGCCCGCCGGGACGCTGCTCTCCGCCCGCGAGCTCGACCGCACGATCTCCTTCGAGGACGTCCCCTCCGCGGGGGCGTTCACGGTGTTCGACGACCGGCGAGACATCCTCGCCATCCTCGAGAATCACGCGCGTTTCTTCGCGCACGAGAGCTGCGGGTTCTGCACCCCCTGCCGCGTGGGGACGACGCTCGTCGCGCGCACGATGGGTCGCATCACGTCGGGCCACGCCGCACGACGGGACCTCGTCGACGTCGAACGCGTGGCGAGGGTCATGGCGAAGACGAGCCACTGCGGCCTCGGGGCGATGGCCGGAAACCCGGTGCTCCAGGGCATCGAGAAGTTTCGCCCCGCGTTCGACGCCCGGCTCCGACCCGTAGAGGCCCTCCCCACGTTCGACCTCGACGCCTCGCTCGAAAAGGCGCGTGACGTCACCGGCCGCGACGACGACGACGCCCACCTCGCCGAAGAGAGCACACCATGA
- a CDS encoding MBL fold metallo-hydrolase, whose protein sequence is MRTAIAPFRRFSSLTVSNVYLVDGGPGSRWLVDCGHPLERWLLLAELRASGLRPSELSGVLLTHHHSDHAGNARYLRERFGLKVYAHREDARTLEGKGPPPLVDPPGSSLLERAFLAVEARFPARTRVDGWLDEGESVAGLEVHAVPGHTEGSVLYRHEATRTLLTGDTVLTALPPLTLRAGLTLAHPAYAVDLARSYASLKAFHDAGHAYDNLLAGHGRPLMGSASDKVRELLDVALGA, encoded by the coding sequence ATGCGCACCGCGATCGCGCCGTTTCGTCGGTTCTCGTCGTTGACCGTGTCGAACGTGTACCTCGTCGACGGAGGGCCGGGCTCTCGCTGGCTCGTCGACTGCGGGCACCCGCTCGAGCGGTGGCTGCTCTTGGCCGAGCTCCGAGCGTCGGGGCTGCGGCCGAGCGAGCTTTCGGGGGTGCTCCTCACGCATCACCACTCGGACCACGCCGGCAACGCCCGTTACCTGCGGGAGCGGTTCGGCCTCAAGGTCTACGCCCACCGAGAAGACGCACGGACCCTCGAGGGAAAGGGTCCTCCTCCGCTCGTCGATCCACCCGGGAGCAGCCTCCTCGAGCGCGCTTTTTTGGCGGTCGAGGCGCGTTTTCCCGCGCGCACGCGCGTCGACGGGTGGCTCGACGAGGGCGAGTCGGTCGCCGGGCTCGAGGTGCACGCCGTACCCGGTCACACGGAGGGCTCGGTGCTCTACCGTCACGAAGCGACGCGCACCCTCCTCACGGGCGACACCGTGCTCACGGCGCTCCCGCCGCTCACCCTCCGCGCCGGGCTCACCCTCGCGCACCCGGCGTACGCGGTCGACCTCGCCCGCTCGTACGCTTCGCTCAAGGCGTTCCACGACGCAGGCCACGCCTACGACAACCTGCTCGCCGGCCACGGGAGGCCGCTCATGGGGAGCGCGAGCGACAAGGTGCGCGAGCTGCTCGACGTGGCCCTCGGCGCGTGA